ACACGCAGATCCATTCAGAGTTGATCAACATTCAAAAtcatttcaaagacaaaaacCTGTCGTCCTACCAAAAACAGAAGTACGCCTGTAAGTTGATCTACATTTGTCTAAATAGCCAAAAAAAGGATAATGTCGTGAATTTAGACTTTGGCCTGCCGCATTGCTGTTCAATGATTGAATCGGAAAGTCTGAGTGAAAGAAACATCGGATATTTAGCTCTCCAATTGATATACGCATCCcaattggagaacttgAGTGAATTCAATTTGTTCTCCCATTTAGAAAGGAACTTGGATTCTCACCAAGAAGACAAGGTTGCCCTTGCCCTGCATTTTCTTGCCGGTGTTTATTACGATGAGTTATTCACTACTAATGAACTGGCGAAGATCATTGAGTTGCTCCTACAGTTGATCAGAGCTTCGAATTCCAGTGTCTTGgtcaaaaagaaatcttcTTTAGCCCTACTTAAGATTTTAAGAGACTCTTCAGAGTCGGTCAAGGTTCATGAGAGGTTTATTCCAAGGATCTTATCCCTATTAGACACGGACAACATTGGACTCATGATCTCTTTATGTTCTTTGGTCCAGCAAATCAGTAAACATAGACCAAAGGCGTGCATACCTGCCATTCCAGTATTGATTCAGAAGTTAGACCAGTTGATCGAACAGAAGGACATCGAATCGGATTATCTTTACAATGGGTTCCCATCTCCCTGGTTAATAGTGAAGATTATGCGACTATTGGAAACTTTGGTATCTGATAACTTTGAACAGGTTGATCAATTGCAAATAGAGCATCTTAACCGGTTAGTGAAAGACTCAATTGCTTTGGTCATTAAGTTATTTGATAAGAACGATAAGAATGCCAATCCTCagttcaaaaattcaataTTAGCGGTCTTATTTCAGTCTATCAGTCTGGGTTCTTGTTTAGACTCTTCATTGCAGTCTATTAGCGTGGCTTTTGATGCTCTTGGGGGACTTCTTCGTTCTTCGGAAGTTAATACGAGATATCTGGTTTTGGATTCAATGATTAAGATTATTCGAAATAACCCTGCCAGTAACATTTACATTGAGAAGGAGACCTCTAAATATATTGACcagttctttcaatttttgtaCGACAGAGATACCTCTGTTCGAAAAAAATCCACTGAGGCTATCTTCCTGTCGACAAACTCAAGTAACATTGTGATGATTGTGAAGAAGCTTTTTGAGTATTTGCCCAGATGTGACTACACCTTGAGACCTGATTTAATACTGAAAATTTCTATTCTGTTGGAAAAGTATTCTACAGATGCTACGTGGTATGTGCAACAAAATTTGAAGCTGGTATTTTTGTCAGGAAATTACCTGAAGGATGAAGTA
This window of the Komagataella phaffii GS115 chromosome 2, complete sequence genome carries:
- a CDS encoding Alpha-adaptin, large subunit of the clathrin associated protein complex (AP-2), which produces MAPQMKGLMQFISDVRSSKNAAEENTQIHSELINIQNHFKDKNLSSYQKQKYACKLIYICLNSQKKDNVVNLDFGLPHCCSMIESESLSERNIGYLALQLIYASQLENLSEFNLFSHLERNLDSHQEDKVALALHFLAGVYYDELFTTNELAKIIELLLQLIRASNSSVLVKKKSSLALLKILRDSSESVKVHERFIPRILSLLDTDNIGLMISLCSLVQQISKHRPKACIPAIPVLIQKLDQLIEQKDIESDYLYNGFPSPWLIVKIMRLLETLVSDNFEQVDQLQIEHLNRLVKDSIALVIKLFDKNDKNANPQFKNSILAVLFQSISLGSCLDSSLQSISVAFDALGGLLRSSEVNTRYLVLDSMIKIIRNNPASNIYIEKETSKYIDQFFQFLYDRDTSVRKKSTEAIFLSTNSSNIVMIVKKLFEYLPRCDYTLRPDLILKISILLEKYSTDATWYVQQNLKLVFLSGNYLKDEVWERVVQITINNEDIQLTTARLVLDYLKQKEFPETMLKIAAVVFGDYHRYLIQVQSPLAHEKELLSLLYHKYFYCSVQTRAMLLTCFMKLFIAYEDLRPRILDIIEKETCSIDSEIQQRSVEYLQLSKPHNHALLAILLQENPPFTLKSKLYSIPNIEKPPVPPPSRKRMLTSNWEEGYYRLINYNQGIFFENSLIKILFKCEKDRHILSCQLIFINQAPTDITGFTVSIDNEATKNFSVQNLSLPDSVIPLGKRSVHKFQVTVKKPFVTSPLIHISFMCGTLTSLTFKLPTCLLKCLHPQTLSSLDEYSFRWNQIAGLQYGEYATDVKVKHRLSRESLLRILERIGVSLIDSFDPNIVLGAGILNTEASNYGVLLRLELGPSDALAFKLIIRCTGDNISHILVTTLADLFSHGV